The proteins below come from a single Scatophagus argus isolate fScaArg1 chromosome 15, fScaArg1.pri, whole genome shotgun sequence genomic window:
- the tspan37 gene encoding tetraspanin 37 isoform X2, producing the protein MSDRRRKASRTILQLGCQLLWVVGLVVGLSGVYLLMNYRQSSLFFSHNYITVPAFFALTSAVFLVVSGGLGTWLSFRDCRFLQGLLDSEMAPLSGIFQNYTGSSQDPNSRAVDATQEEWQCCGVHDFRDWLENPWFNHTGGLSVPRSCCNTTFPSCNGTVDQPWLLYAQGCQVKLEMVFQFVLNFIIWGSLVVFPLEVILLMTMAQLMRDVGLMAYRVLDTK; encoded by the exons ATGAGTGATCGGAGAAGAAAAGCTTCCAGAACAATCCTTCAGCTGGGGTGCCAGCTTCTGTGG GTGGTGGGGTTGGTGGTGGGCCTGAGTGGAGTCTACCTGCTGATGAACTACAGACAAAGCAGCTTATTTTTCTCTCATAACTACATCACCGTGCCAGCTTTTTTTGCTCTCACCAGCGCTGTGTTCCTCGTGGTCAGCGGGGGTCTCGGCACCTGGCTGAGCTTCAGGGATTGCAGATTTCTGCAGGGACTg CTGGATTCAGAGATGGCTCCTCTCAGTGGAATCTTTCAGAATTACACAGGCAGCAGCCAAGACCCCAACTCTCGAGCTGTGGATGCTACACAAGAAGAG TGGCAGTGTTGTGGTGTCCATGACTTCAGGGACTGGCTGGAAAACCCCTGGTTTAACCATACAGGAGGACTCTCGGTTCCTCGCAGCTGCTGTAACACTACGTTCCCTTCCTGCAATGGCACTGTGGACCAGCCATGGCTGCTTTACGCACAG ggcTGCCAGGTGAAACTGGAGATGGTCTTCCAGTTTGTGCTGAATTTTATCATCTGGGGCAGCCTGGTAGTTTTTCCGTTAGAG GTTATTTTGCTGATGACGATGGCACAGCTGATGAGGGACGTAGGATTAATGGCATATCGAGTACTGGACACAAAGTAA
- the elavl1a gene encoding ELAV-like protein 1a isoform X4: MAVRRGHIKYLKEVYDMSNGYEDHMGGDEGKDAKTNLIVNYLPQSMTQDELRSLFSSIGEVESAKLIRDKVAGHSLGYGFVNYLNPSDADRAISTLNGLRLQSKTIKVSYARPSSDTIKDANLYISGLPKSMTQKDVEDMFSRYGHIINSRVLVDQATGVSRGVAFIRFDKRAEAEDAVKNLNGQKPPGASEPITVKFAANPNQAKNTQLISQLYHNQSRRFGGPLHHQAQRFRFSPMGVDHMSSMGGVSVPGNSANGWCIFIYNLGQDADENILWQMFGPFGAVTNVKVIRDFNTNKCKGFGFVTMTNYEEAAMAIASLNGYRLGDKILQVSFKTSKGHK; the protein is encoded by the exons ATGGCAGTTCGTCGAGGACACATTAAGTACTTGAAA GAGGTGTATGACATGTCTAACGGTTATGAAGATCACATGGGAGGGGACGAGGGGAAGGACGCCAAGACCAACCTGATAGTGAACTACCTGCCTCAGAGCATGACGCAGGACGAGCTGCGCAGCCTCTTCAGCAGCATCGGAGAGGTGGAGTCTGCCAAGCTGATTCGAGACAAAGTCGCAG gCCACAGTTTAGGGTACGGATTTGTTAACTATCTTAACCCTAGTGATGCAGACAGAGCTATCAGTACACTGAATGGACTAAGGCTACAGTCCAAAACTATCAAG GTTTCATATGCACGGCCCAGCTCTGACACAATAAAGGATGCCAACTTATACATCAGCGGCCTGCCAAAGTCAATGACCCAGAAGGATGTGGAGGACATGTTTTCACGTTATGGACACATCATTAACTCCCGTGTACTTGTTGACCAAGCTACAG GCGTCTCTCGTGGAGTGGCTTTTATCCGGTTTGACAAGCGGGCTGAGGCAGAGGATGCTGTCAAAAATCTGAATGGCCAAAAACCGCCTGGAGCCtctgagccaatcacagtgaaatTTGCTGCAAACCCAAACCAGGCAAAGAACACGCAGCTCATTTCACAGCTCTACCACAACCAGTCCCGGCGCTTCGGGGGGCCCTTACACCACCAGGCACAGAGGTTCAG GTTCTCCCCCATGGGTGTTGATCACATGAGCAGCATGGGCGGCGTCAGTGTCCCTGGGAACTCAGCCAACGGCTGGTGCATCTTCATCTACAACCTGGGCCAGGACGCCGATGAGAACATCCTTTGGCAGATGTTTGGTCCCTTTGGCGCCGTCACCAACGTCAAAGTGATCCGTGACTTCAACACTAACAAGTGCAAGGGCTTCGGCTTTGTTACAATGACGAACTACGAGGAGGCGGCCATGGCCATCGCTAGCCTGAATGGCTACCGGCTTGGAGACAAGATACTGCAAGTGTCCTTTAAGACCAGCAAGGGACACAAGTAG
- the tspan37 gene encoding tetraspanin 37 isoform X1: MSDRRRKASRTILQLGCQLLWVVGLVVGLSGVYLLMNYRQSSLFFSHNYITVPAFFALTSAVFLVVSGGLGTWLSFRDCRFLQGLFVYLLIVVFCLECTASVLAYFYSTKLDSEMAPLSGIFQNYTGSSQDPNSRAVDATQEEWQCCGVHDFRDWLENPWFNHTGGLSVPRSCCNTTFPSCNGTVDQPWLLYAQGCQVKLEMVFQFVLNFIIWGSLVVFPLEVILLMTMAQLMRDVGLMAYRVLDTK; the protein is encoded by the exons ATGAGTGATCGGAGAAGAAAAGCTTCCAGAACAATCCTTCAGCTGGGGTGCCAGCTTCTGTGG GTGGTGGGGTTGGTGGTGGGCCTGAGTGGAGTCTACCTGCTGATGAACTACAGACAAAGCAGCTTATTTTTCTCTCATAACTACATCACCGTGCCAGCTTTTTTTGCTCTCACCAGCGCTGTGTTCCTCGTGGTCAGCGGGGGTCTCGGCACCTGGCTGAGCTTCAGGGATTGCAGATTTCTGCAGGGACTg tTTGTTTATCTGCTAATTGTGGTCTTTTGTCTGGAATGCACGGCTTCAGTACTGGCTTATTTTTATTCCACAAAG CTGGATTCAGAGATGGCTCCTCTCAGTGGAATCTTTCAGAATTACACAGGCAGCAGCCAAGACCCCAACTCTCGAGCTGTGGATGCTACACAAGAAGAG TGGCAGTGTTGTGGTGTCCATGACTTCAGGGACTGGCTGGAAAACCCCTGGTTTAACCATACAGGAGGACTCTCGGTTCCTCGCAGCTGCTGTAACACTACGTTCCCTTCCTGCAATGGCACTGTGGACCAGCCATGGCTGCTTTACGCACAG ggcTGCCAGGTGAAACTGGAGATGGTCTTCCAGTTTGTGCTGAATTTTATCATCTGGGGCAGCCTGGTAGTTTTTCCGTTAGAG GTTATTTTGCTGATGACGATGGCACAGCTGATGAGGGACGTAGGATTAATGGCATATCGAGTACTGGACACAAAGTAA
- the elavl1a gene encoding ELAV-like protein 1a isoform X2, with the protein MAVRRGHIKYLKADLQEVYDMSNGYEDHMGGDEGKDAKTNLIVNYLPQSMTQDELRSLFSSIGEVESAKLIRDKVAGHSLGYGFVNYLNPSDADRAISTLNGLRLQSKTIKVSYARPSSDTIKDANLYISGLPKSMTQKDVEDMFSRYGHIINSRVLVDQATGVSRGVAFIRFDKRAEAEDAVKNLNGQKPPGASEPITVKFAANPNQAKNTQLISQLYHNQSRRFGGPLHHQAQRFRFSPMGVDHMSSMGGVSVPGNSANGWCIFIYNLGQDADENILWQMFGPFGAVTNVKVIRDFNTNKCKGFGFVTMTNYEEAAMAIASLNGYRLGDKILQVSFKTSKGHK; encoded by the exons ATGGCAGTTCGTCGAGGACACATTAAGTACTTGAAA GCCGACCTGCAGGAGGTGTATGACATGTCTAACGGTTATGAAGATCACATGGGAGGGGACGAGGGGAAGGACGCCAAGACCAACCTGATAGTGAACTACCTGCCTCAGAGCATGACGCAGGACGAGCTGCGCAGCCTCTTCAGCAGCATCGGAGAGGTGGAGTCTGCCAAGCTGATTCGAGACAAAGTCGCAG gCCACAGTTTAGGGTACGGATTTGTTAACTATCTTAACCCTAGTGATGCAGACAGAGCTATCAGTACACTGAATGGACTAAGGCTACAGTCCAAAACTATCAAG GTTTCATATGCACGGCCCAGCTCTGACACAATAAAGGATGCCAACTTATACATCAGCGGCCTGCCAAAGTCAATGACCCAGAAGGATGTGGAGGACATGTTTTCACGTTATGGACACATCATTAACTCCCGTGTACTTGTTGACCAAGCTACAG GCGTCTCTCGTGGAGTGGCTTTTATCCGGTTTGACAAGCGGGCTGAGGCAGAGGATGCTGTCAAAAATCTGAATGGCCAAAAACCGCCTGGAGCCtctgagccaatcacagtgaaatTTGCTGCAAACCCAAACCAGGCAAAGAACACGCAGCTCATTTCACAGCTCTACCACAACCAGTCCCGGCGCTTCGGGGGGCCCTTACACCACCAGGCACAGAGGTTCAG GTTCTCCCCCATGGGTGTTGATCACATGAGCAGCATGGGCGGCGTCAGTGTCCCTGGGAACTCAGCCAACGGCTGGTGCATCTTCATCTACAACCTGGGCCAGGACGCCGATGAGAACATCCTTTGGCAGATGTTTGGTCCCTTTGGCGCCGTCACCAACGTCAAAGTGATCCGTGACTTCAACACTAACAAGTGCAAGGGCTTCGGCTTTGTTACAATGACGAACTACGAGGAGGCGGCCATGGCCATCGCTAGCCTGAATGGCTACCGGCTTGGAGACAAGATACTGCAAGTGTCCTTTAAGACCAGCAAGGGACACAAGTAG
- the elavl1a gene encoding ELAV-like protein 1a isoform X1: MAVRRGHIKYLKADLQEVYDMSNGYEDHMGGDEGKDAKTNLIVNYLPQSMTQDELRSLFSSIGEVESAKLIRDKVAGHSLGYGFVNYLNPSDADRAISTLNGLRLQSKTIKVSYARPSSDTIKDANLYISGLPKSMTQKDVEDMFSRYGHIINSRVLVDQATGTTGVSRGVAFIRFDKRAEAEDAVKNLNGQKPPGASEPITVKFAANPNQAKNTQLISQLYHNQSRRFGGPLHHQAQRFRFSPMGVDHMSSMGGVSVPGNSANGWCIFIYNLGQDADENILWQMFGPFGAVTNVKVIRDFNTNKCKGFGFVTMTNYEEAAMAIASLNGYRLGDKILQVSFKTSKGHK; this comes from the exons ATGGCAGTTCGTCGAGGACACATTAAGTACTTGAAA GCCGACCTGCAGGAGGTGTATGACATGTCTAACGGTTATGAAGATCACATGGGAGGGGACGAGGGGAAGGACGCCAAGACCAACCTGATAGTGAACTACCTGCCTCAGAGCATGACGCAGGACGAGCTGCGCAGCCTCTTCAGCAGCATCGGAGAGGTGGAGTCTGCCAAGCTGATTCGAGACAAAGTCGCAG gCCACAGTTTAGGGTACGGATTTGTTAACTATCTTAACCCTAGTGATGCAGACAGAGCTATCAGTACACTGAATGGACTAAGGCTACAGTCCAAAACTATCAAG GTTTCATATGCACGGCCCAGCTCTGACACAATAAAGGATGCCAACTTATACATCAGCGGCCTGCCAAAGTCAATGACCCAGAAGGATGTGGAGGACATGTTTTCACGTTATGGACACATCATTAACTCCCGTGTACTTGTTGACCAAGCTACAGGTACGACAG GCGTCTCTCGTGGAGTGGCTTTTATCCGGTTTGACAAGCGGGCTGAGGCAGAGGATGCTGTCAAAAATCTGAATGGCCAAAAACCGCCTGGAGCCtctgagccaatcacagtgaaatTTGCTGCAAACCCAAACCAGGCAAAGAACACGCAGCTCATTTCACAGCTCTACCACAACCAGTCCCGGCGCTTCGGGGGGCCCTTACACCACCAGGCACAGAGGTTCAG GTTCTCCCCCATGGGTGTTGATCACATGAGCAGCATGGGCGGCGTCAGTGTCCCTGGGAACTCAGCCAACGGCTGGTGCATCTTCATCTACAACCTGGGCCAGGACGCCGATGAGAACATCCTTTGGCAGATGTTTGGTCCCTTTGGCGCCGTCACCAACGTCAAAGTGATCCGTGACTTCAACACTAACAAGTGCAAGGGCTTCGGCTTTGTTACAATGACGAACTACGAGGAGGCGGCCATGGCCATCGCTAGCCTGAATGGCTACCGGCTTGGAGACAAGATACTGCAAGTGTCCTTTAAGACCAGCAAGGGACACAAGTAG
- the elavl1a gene encoding ELAV-like protein 1a isoform X3 — MAVRRGHIKYLKEVYDMSNGYEDHMGGDEGKDAKTNLIVNYLPQSMTQDELRSLFSSIGEVESAKLIRDKVAGHSLGYGFVNYLNPSDADRAISTLNGLRLQSKTIKVSYARPSSDTIKDANLYISGLPKSMTQKDVEDMFSRYGHIINSRVLVDQATGTTGVSRGVAFIRFDKRAEAEDAVKNLNGQKPPGASEPITVKFAANPNQAKNTQLISQLYHNQSRRFGGPLHHQAQRFRFSPMGVDHMSSMGGVSVPGNSANGWCIFIYNLGQDADENILWQMFGPFGAVTNVKVIRDFNTNKCKGFGFVTMTNYEEAAMAIASLNGYRLGDKILQVSFKTSKGHK, encoded by the exons ATGGCAGTTCGTCGAGGACACATTAAGTACTTGAAA GAGGTGTATGACATGTCTAACGGTTATGAAGATCACATGGGAGGGGACGAGGGGAAGGACGCCAAGACCAACCTGATAGTGAACTACCTGCCTCAGAGCATGACGCAGGACGAGCTGCGCAGCCTCTTCAGCAGCATCGGAGAGGTGGAGTCTGCCAAGCTGATTCGAGACAAAGTCGCAG gCCACAGTTTAGGGTACGGATTTGTTAACTATCTTAACCCTAGTGATGCAGACAGAGCTATCAGTACACTGAATGGACTAAGGCTACAGTCCAAAACTATCAAG GTTTCATATGCACGGCCCAGCTCTGACACAATAAAGGATGCCAACTTATACATCAGCGGCCTGCCAAAGTCAATGACCCAGAAGGATGTGGAGGACATGTTTTCACGTTATGGACACATCATTAACTCCCGTGTACTTGTTGACCAAGCTACAGGTACGACAG GCGTCTCTCGTGGAGTGGCTTTTATCCGGTTTGACAAGCGGGCTGAGGCAGAGGATGCTGTCAAAAATCTGAATGGCCAAAAACCGCCTGGAGCCtctgagccaatcacagtgaaatTTGCTGCAAACCCAAACCAGGCAAAGAACACGCAGCTCATTTCACAGCTCTACCACAACCAGTCCCGGCGCTTCGGGGGGCCCTTACACCACCAGGCACAGAGGTTCAG GTTCTCCCCCATGGGTGTTGATCACATGAGCAGCATGGGCGGCGTCAGTGTCCCTGGGAACTCAGCCAACGGCTGGTGCATCTTCATCTACAACCTGGGCCAGGACGCCGATGAGAACATCCTTTGGCAGATGTTTGGTCCCTTTGGCGCCGTCACCAACGTCAAAGTGATCCGTGACTTCAACACTAACAAGTGCAAGGGCTTCGGCTTTGTTACAATGACGAACTACGAGGAGGCGGCCATGGCCATCGCTAGCCTGAATGGCTACCGGCTTGGAGACAAGATACTGCAAGTGTCCTTTAAGACCAGCAAGGGACACAAGTAG